A single region of the Gadus morhua chromosome 5, gadMor3.0, whole genome shotgun sequence genome encodes:
- the LOC115543479 gene encoding immunoglobulin kappa light chain — protein sequence MSLKVDARPPIGTLFCMTWSISEGQELNMLAASHHKHTQSKMRSSTALLAVLAFLTHESSASKFLTQPDKSKTVGLEGTVSISATGSSDIDNTLYWYIQKPGEAPKLLTSNAVTRYSGTPARFSGSMSGTSYTLTISGVQREDAAVYHCLGYHGGGVFTFGGGTKLIIDLGVVQPTLSVLPPSRVELEQGSATLLCVASGGFPSDWKLGWKVGGSSRSGGVSDSLGVLGKDGHYSWSSTLTLPADQWRKAGSVSCEASKNGQTQPVTQTLNPGECSE from the exons ATGTCTCTCAAAGTAGATGCTCGTCCGCCCATAGGCACCCTGTTTTGCATGACTTGGAGTATCTCTGAGGGCCAAGAGTTAAATATGCTCGCTGCCAgccatcacaaacacacccagagcAAGATGAGGTCGTCCACAGCCTTGCTAGCAGTGTTGGCGTTCCTTACTCATG AGTCGTCTGCCAGTAAATTTCTGACACAACCTGACAAATCCAAGACCGTcggcctggaggggactgtgtCTATCAGTGCCACGGGGAGCTCAGATATTGATAATACTCTCTACTGGTACATccagaaacctggagaagctCCCAAACTGCTGACATCCAATGCAGTCACCCGCTATTCAGGGACCCCAGCTCGGTTCAGCGGCAGCATGTCTGGGACTAGCTACACTCTCACCATCTCTGGTGTCCAGAGGGaggatgcagcagtttatcactgtctGGGTTACCACGGTGGCggtgtgtt cacttttggtggaggcaccaaactcatcattgact tgggagtggtgcagcccacgctgagcgtcctccctccctccagagtggagctggagcagggcagtgctacactgctgtgtgtggccagtgggggcttcccctcagactggaagcttggctggaaggtcgggggcagcagcaggtctgggggggtgtcagatagcctgggggtcctggggaaagacggccactacagctggagcagcaccttgaccctccctgcagaccagtggaggaaggcgggctcagtgagctgtgaggccagtaagaatggccagacgcagcctgtcactcaaaccctgaatcctggagagtgttcagagtag